One genomic region from Henningerozyma blattae CBS 6284 chromosome 2, complete genome encodes:
- the TBLA0B05880 gene encoding uncharacterized protein (similar to Saccharomyces cerevisiae BOP3 (YNL042W); ancestral locus Anc_2.270) — protein sequence MDLLNILFGKELNTSYSEQTILKCLEFKLEQERTKQQFYKLENLNKSLEIYKLMHGCTPTTTTAPPPKPYKFPPENNRVSKRTSSPAKIGSRGVVQLNQKLSLHETGLEDEDETLTPITINQTTNGYDSFKQSPLQAHKRNLSLPSLNKLYIPDTTQSPTTITASAQSPTGPLRKHHPYSRGRSHTRSQSTTIDLNEIIRRTNL from the coding sequence ATGGaccttttaaatattctgtTTGGTAAAGAACTCAACACATCCTATTCTGAACAAACCATTCTGAAATGTTTGGAATTCAAATTGGAACAGGAAAGAACAAAACAACAATTCTATAAATTGGAAAACTTGAACAAGAGTTTGGAAATTTATAAACTCATGCATGGCTGCACACCCACCACAACCACTGCTCCTCCGCCCAAGCCTTACAAGTTCCCTCCAGAGAATAATCGTGTGTCAAAAAGAACTTCGTCCCCAGCAAAGATTGGATCTAGAGGTGTAGTTCAATtgaatcaaaaattatcGCTTCATGAAACTGGGCtcgaagatgaagatgaaactCTCACCCCCATCACAATCAATCAAACAACAAACGGTTATGATTCGTTCAAACAATCACCCTTGCAAGCACACAAGAGAAACTTGTCATTGCCaagtttaaataaattgtatATCCCAGATACTACTCAATCCCCCACCACCATCACAGCTTCAGCACAATCCCCCACTGGACCTCTACGGAAACACCACCCTTATTCTCGTGGTAGATCACACACTCGTAGTCAAAGTACGACTATAGACTTGAATGAAATAATACGAAGGacaaatttataa
- the NCE103 gene encoding carbonate dehydratase NCE103 (similar to Saccharomyces cerevisiae NCE103 (YNL036W); ancestral locus Anc_2.275) has product MPDISHSDSASNTQAHIHAELAAQNATWLSSFQSQHPGIVPEQTALGQSPSSFVITCVDSRYNESALGFLPGQALVYASVGNLCDTKSSASSFLSTLEFAVNLLKVKRVIILGHTDCGGIKAVIKLDPPSHDEATANPHFFGNLSEFYELKNSTLAKNSSIKEKDLQSVLELENVKSQTSKIKSYVTDVIGSTDVEVVGMLYHVEGGHVEGVC; this is encoded by the coding sequence ATGCCAGACATTTCTCATTCAGACTCTGCTTCTAATACCCAAGCTCATATCCATGCCGAATTAGCCGCACAAAACGCTACCTGGCTCTCATCTTTCCAATCTCAACATCCAGGCATTGTTCCTGAGCAAACGGCCTTGGGACAATCGCCTTCGTCATTTGTCATCACCTGTGTCGACTCTCGTTATAACGAATCGGCTCTTGGGTTCTTGCCCGGACAAGCACTTGTGTATGCTTCCGTCGGTAATCTTTGTGACACAAAATCATCCGCTTCCTCTTTTCTATCCACTTTGGAATTCGCTGTGAATCTTCTCAAAGTGAAACGTGTAATAATCTTGGGTCATACTGATTGTGGTGGTATCAAGGCAGTAATCAAGTTGGATCCACCATCTCACGATGAAGCCACTGCAAACCCTCATTTTTTCGGCAACTTGAGTGAATTTTATGagttgaaaaattccaCTCTAGCTAAAAACTCGTCTATAAAGGAGAAAGATTTACAAAGTGTTTTGGAATTGGAAAATGTTAAGTCCCAGACTTCCAAGATCAAATCTTACGTCACCGATGTCATTGGTTCAACAGATGTGGAAGTAGTCGGGATGTTGTACCATGTAGAGGGAGGCCATGTAGAAGGGGTTTGCTAG
- the FYV10 gene encoding glucose-induced degradation complex subunit FYV10 (similar to Saccharomyces cerevisiae FYV10 (YIL097W); ancestral locus Anc_2.279) yields MINSKDILLHKEPNTLLNEPSVDFHLILNQQLFNIPFNLLLKNESILYNTLESHQLQIKSISQEISKLLQKKEKLPSTFDKQVEITAVDKITLLINTVDSIEKSIKSIYNHDLQLILTLKKRYEFFNNLKLAKETRKQNALIDWYQNLTNLLITDYLIRNSNGTPTSNKGIKFFNQLHNDPNNIISTHLLDSDILITSNQISNSLLINHDLSLLINWIETNSHPPLSKSFKNLIFQSRFQQFIELIKQNDISNAIHCYQIHLINFIDDPTHFNNVKAASGLLIFYPFLKSSLSSSNDSAITSTTYFDRIFHKNLKSKSLSSSSSSSSSTISNFHNFKLNNNDLSIYKHLLHDNRWLQLNDFFLSEYYSIYGISVNDPLLIYLSLGISSLKTKECLIHGSTSTSTTPSQVQSYINDNVLNNKCPVCNNDFKSIASQLPFAHHDNSILFDNPIMLPNGNIFDSNKLTQLTSQLKRQNIYHLNDDQVLDPIELKVFNKDQFVTMYPT; encoded by the coding sequence ATGATCAATAGTAAAGATATACTCTTGCATAAAGAACCAAACACTCTATTAAACGAGCCGTCGGTCGATTTccatttgattttaaacCAACAATTATTCAACATCCCGTTCAATCTCCTATTGAAGAACGAATCTATACTCTACAATACTCTAGAATCACAccaattacaaataaaatcCATATCGCAAGAGATTTCAAAACTACTgcaaaaaaaggaaaaactCCCCTCCACCTTCGACAAACAAGTGGAGATCACCGCCGTGGATAAAATCACCTTGCTAATCAACACCGTCGATTCcattgaaaaatcaatCAAATCAATCTATAATCATGATTTACAACTGATCCTCACTCTAAAGAAGCGTTACGagtttttcaataatttgaaaCTCGCCAAAGAAACAAGAAAGCAAAACGCCTTGATAGATTGGTATCAAAACTTAACCAATTTGCTCATAACAGACTACTTGATTAGAAATTCCAACGGAACCCCGACTTCCAACAAAGGTATCAAGTTTTTCAATCAATTGCATAACGatccaaataatatcatttccACACATTTGCTAGATTCAGACATTCTCATCACTTCAAATCAGATATCAAATTCTCTTTTGATAAACCATGACTTATCCTTGCTTATCAATTGGATCGAAACAAATTCTCATCCACCTTTATCCAAATCGTTTAAAAACTTGATTTTCCAATCAAGATTCCAACAATTCATAGAACTCATCAAGCAAAACGATATTTCCAATGCAATACATTGTTATCAAATCCATTTGATCAACTTCATCGATGATCCAACCCATTTCAATAACGTGAAAGCCGCATCAGGCCTCTTAATCTTCTACCcctttttaaaatcttcgTTATCCTCTTCTAACGACTCAGCAATCACCAGCACAACATATTTTGATAGAATCTTTcataaaaatttgaaatctaaatcactttcttcttcttcttcttcttcttcttccacTATCTCGAATTTCCATAATTTCaaactaaataataacGATTTATCCATCTATAAACATCTTTTGCATGATAATCGTTGGCTTCAATTgaatgattttttcttatcgGAATATTATTCCATTTACGGTATCTCCGTAAACGATCCCCTTTTGATTTACTTATCCCTTggaatttcttctttgaaAACTAAAGAATGCTTAATCCATGGTTCCACTTCCACCTCTACAACACCTTCACAAGTCCAATCctatattaatgataatgttttaaataataaatgtcCTGTTTgtaataatgatttcaaATCCATCGCGTCTCAATTACCTTTTGCTCATCATgataattctattttattcGATAATCCAATAATGTTACCCAATGGTAACATTTTcgattcaaataaattaactCAATTGACATCCCAGTTGAAAAGGCAAAacatttatcatttaaatgatgatcAAGTTTTGGATCcaatagaattaaaagtatttaataaagatcAATTCGTTACAATGTATCCTACATAA
- the BDP1 gene encoding transcription factor TFIIIB subunit BDP1 (similar to Saccharomyces cerevisiae BDP1 (YNL039W); ancestral locus Anc_2.282), with amino-acid sequence MSNVVNKSGKRFIPKIRQRRVAVTVKSIEKPNINSIPNLINHRNNDNDDDDDEDDNESGTSNEKEPLNNNDRIDGPTQIEHGNDSGNLKNQIDSNNKSNNKHFETQLESQAPDDVSFINTQPVMNHNELDGPTQVNDTSKSASLNNSSKRVEVHLGPFQAHHKLLGQPPSDIDNLSSRSNSIGGSSITSHRRRSTRLDSLSGGLRPNFKPTFNQDEPNETLGSRRNSRLPSVTNVRLNKMRFNSITEKDSSLQAMKRRRMSVRSSISKKSGSSSHRISVATRIPMPGSTSVVNPKQKQQSNQKDGLFQRTDNLYEQYVVKNLDEIPKHVPVSESSKYILDEESFTMADLCKPSLPIGTISENFDRAKEAHKNKLLKRKERRENRRRARLEFKSLEELNKEEIDKEKEERKRVAEELLNSEVPEDRPQTQAGVQLKLNADGEMVVDDESTQIDRHENARLENQHKKVIDENPFNNLYNSASYGRKDANNNTYSEPWSNEELIKFYKALSMWGIDFNLIAQLFPYRSRKQVKSKFLSEEKHHPILIELALKNRLPINFEQYCHDIRKEMGTVEEFNAKIQELQLEHEKNLKEIEESKLNSKMEDQMANNGGIKKDDGYKKGAGGLFNNDLKVYRKTEVVLGTIDDIKRQRELDEAQNEKERNRWMRGDFNYIYIYIYIERERERESKKDMLYVM; translated from the coding sequence ATGAGTAACGTTGTTAATAAAAGTGGTAAACGTTTTATACCGAAAATCAGACAACGTCGTGTTGCTGTTACTGTGAAATCTATTGAAAAACCCaatataaattcaattccaaatttaataaatcatagaaataatgataatgatgatgatgatgatgaagatgataatgaGTCCGGAACTTCCAATGAAAAAGAAccattgaataataatgatcGAATTGATGGGCCTACACAAATTGAGCATGGGAACGATTCCGGTAATTTAAAGAACCAAATAGATTCGAATAATAagtcaaataataaacatttTGAAACACAACTAGAGAGTCAAGCACCTGATGATGTCTCATTCATAAACACACAACCTGTTATGAATCATAACGAGCTTGATGGGCCTACTCAAGTAAATGATACCTCTAAATCAGCgtctttaaataattcttctaaaCGTGTAGAAGTTCATCTTGGACCTTTCCAAGCACATCATAAATTATTAGGTCAACCACCATctgatattgataatttaagTTCAAGATCAAACTCTATTGGTGGATCATCAATTACATCACATCGTCGAAGATCTACTAGATTAGATTCATTAAGTGGAGGGTTACGGCCGAATTTCAAACCAACTTTTAATCAAGATGAACCTAATGAAACATTAGGCTCTAGAAGAAATAGTCGATTACCTTCAGTGACAAATGTTCGATTGAATAAGATGAGATTTAATAGTATTACTGAAAAGGATTCCTCATTACAAGCTATGAAAAGACGTCGTATGTCAGTTCGTTCATCGATATCTAAAAAATCTGGATCATCATCGCATCGTATTAGTGTTGCTACTAGAATTCCGATGCCCGGTAGTACCTCTGTTGTGAATCCCaaacaaaaacaacaatCTAATCAAAAAGATGGGTTATTTCAACGAACGGATAATTTATATGAACAATATGTTGTCAAGAATCTTGATGAGATTCCCAAACATGTTCCAGTTAGTGAATCcagtaaatatatattagaCGAAGAATCATTTACGATGGCTGATTTATGTAAACCATCATTACCCATTGGTACAATAAGTGAGAATTTTGATAGAGCTAAAGAAGCTcataagaataaattattaaaacgTAAAGAGCGTCGTGAGAATCGTCGTCGTGCAAGActtgaatttaaatctttagaagaattaaataaagaagagattgataaagaaaagGAAGAACGTAAACGAGTAGctgaagaattattgaatagTGAAGTTCCGGAGGATCGTCCTCAAACTCAAGCGGGAgttcaattaaaattgaatgCAGATGGTGAAATGGttgttgatgatgaaaGTACACAAATTGATCGACATGAGAATGCTAGATTAGAGAATCAACATAAGAAAGTGATTGATGAAAATccatttaataatctttatAATAGTGCATCATATGGACGTAAAGAtgccaataataatacatataGTGAACCATGGagtaatgaagaattaataaagtTTTACAAGGCGTTATCTATGTGGGGGAttgatttcaatttaattgCACAATTATTTCCCTATCGTAGTCGTAAACAAGTtaaatccaaatttttAAGTGAAGAAAAGCATCAtccaatattaatagaattagCATTGAAGAATCGATTaccaattaattttgaacaATATTGTCATGATATAAGGAAAGAAATGGGTACAGTGGAGGAATTTAATGcaaaaattcaagaattaCAATTGGAACAtgaaaagaatttgaaagaaattgaagagaGCAAATTAAATTCCAAGATGGAAGATCAAATGGCAAATAATGGTGGGATCAAGAAAGATGATGGGTATAAGAAAGGTGCTGGTGggttatttaataatgatttgaaagTGTATCGTAAGACGGAAGTTGTCTTGGGTACTATTGATGATATCAAGAGACAAAGAGAATTGGATGAAGCCCAAAATGAAAAGGAGAGGAATAGATGGATGAGAGGtgatttcaattatatatatatatatatatatatagagagagagagagagagagaaaGTAAGAAAGATATGCTTTATGTTATGTAG
- the TBLA0B05920 gene encoding uncharacterized protein (similar to Saccharomyces cerevisiae YNL035C; ancestral locus Anc_2.283) produces the protein MSVIPINLTSFGSNNWCLKFKPLYNYGLLTSLSNGEISILDWKTNQIKDKIKIGETSINDFEIVNNNYNGGSLMVTATNESVKIYDLKSNDCIKTITNEKNSPFLSLDSLHNMMACGTELSGVDAELYIYDIRSWDTPIRSFVDSHHDDITDIKFHPNDSKVLMSGSTDGYTNIYDLTETEEEDSLHQVINYSSIHSCGWLSSRRIFTLSHMETFAIHQLNDKSEVLKEPKPIEFGDIRNDWGCNYVIDVYPGYIATGKTEESKGQLKISPFNNEKIDLAEDNNIIIPQAHGDEVIRDVFINPNDPSNMYSCGEDGNVKLWKIDTTTKSLKIPEHFFDYSLRLNVLDEINENDDDIEVDMGTENTEPGVSEGKHKKSHKKEKKSKKSKKKSSKHSKKARFKPY, from the coding sequence ATGTCAGTTATCCCAATCAATTTAACATCTTTTGGCTCTAACAATTGGTGTTTGAAGTTTAAACCGTTGTACAACTATGGTTTGTTAACTAGCTTGAGTAATGGGGAAATTAGCATTTTAGATTGGAAAACCAATCAAATCAAAGATAAGATTAAAATTGGTGAAACATCAataaatgattttgaaattgtaaACAATAATTACAATGGTGGTTCATTAATGGTTACAGCAACAAATGAATCagtaaaaatatatgatttgaaatcaaatgattgtataaaaacaataactaatgaaaaaaattcgCCCTTTTTGTCCTTAGATTCATTACATAATATGATGGCATGTGGGACTGAGTTAAGTGGTGTTGATGcagaattatatatatatgatattAGAAGTTGGGATACTCCGATAAGATCTTTTGTTGACTCACATCATGATGATATAACAGACATTAAATTTCATCCAAACGATTCTAAAGTTCTAATGAGTGGCTCTACAGATGGATACacaaatatttatgatTTGACTGaaactgaagaagaagattcaTTACACCaagttattaattattcatCTATTCATTCATGCGGTTGGTTATCATCGAGAAGAATATTTACTTTATCACATATGGAAACATTTGCaattcatcaattaaatgataaatctGAAGTATTAAAGGAACCTAAGCCAATAGAATTTGGTGATATCAGAAACGATTGGGGTTGTAATTACGTTATTGATGTTTATCCTGGCTATATTGCTACAGGTAAAACCGAAGAAAGCAAAGGTCAATTGAAGATTTCaccatttaataatgagaaaattgatttagctgaagataataatattataataccACAAGCACATGGTGATGAAGTAATTAGAGATGTATTTATTAATCCAAATGATCCTAGTAATATGTACTCATGTGGTGAAGATGGTAATGTTAAACTTTGGAAAATTGATACAACTACGAAATCTTTGAAAATACCTGAACATTTTTTCGATTATTCTTTACGTTTAAATGTTTTggatgaaattaatgagaatgatgatgatattgaagTTGATATGGGTACAGAGAATACCGAACCAGGAGTTTCAGAAGGAAAACACAAAAAATCTCacaagaaagaaaagaagaGTAAGAAGAGTAAGAAGAAGAGTAGCAAGCATTCAAAGAAAGCTCGTTTCAAGCCttattag